The nucleotide sequence CTATCTGGCGATCGCGTTCGAGTTGCGCATGGCCCTCGCCGCGTTCGTCGCCCTGATCCACGACATCACCATCACCATCGGCATCTACGCCCTCGTCGGCTTCGAGGTGACGCCGGGCACGGTGATCGGTCTGCTCACGATCCTCGGTTATTCGCTCTACGACACGGTCGTCGTCTTCGACAGCCTCAAGGAGCAGACGAAGGACATCACCAAGCAGAACCGCTGGACGTACGCCGAGATCGCCAACCGCTCGATCAACAGCACCCTGGTGCGGTCGATCAACACCACGGTGGTCGCGCTGCTGCCGGTCGCCGGTCTGCTGTTCATCGGTGGCGGTGTCCTCGGCGCGGGCATGCTCAACGACATCTCGCTGTCGCTGTTCGTCGGCCTCGCGGCCGGTGCGTACTCGTCGATCTTCATCGCCACGCCGCTCGTCGCCGACCTCAAGGAGCGCGAGCCGCAGCTGAAGGCCCTCAAGAAGCGTGTGCTCGCCAAGCGGGCCCAGGCCGAGCACGACGAGCAGCCGGAGGCCGACGGTCCGTACGACGACGAGTCGGCGGACGCCACCCCTGCGGTGGTCGGCCCGCGCGTCCAGCCCGGGAGCCGCAGCCGCGGCCGGGGCGGTAAGCGTCGATGACGGACGTCAAGGAACTGCTGCTCAGCCGCATCCGCGACGTCGCGGACTACCCGCAGCCGGGAGTGATGTTCAAGGACATCACTCCGCTGCTGGCCG is from Streptomyces sp. NBC_01314 and encodes:
- the secF gene encoding protein translocase subunit SecF codes for the protein MSKLGDLGARLHRGEVGYDFVGNRKIWYGVSILITITAIVGLAVRGLTMGIEFQGGAVFTTPKSSVSVAQAEEYAEEASGHDAIVQKLGNGSLRIQIAGIETDQADKVSAQLADDLDMRQQDVAGELVGPSWGEQVASKAWQGLVIFLVLVVIYLAIAFELRMALAAFVALIHDITITIGIYALVGFEVTPGTVIGLLTILGYSLYDTVVVFDSLKEQTKDITKQNRWTYAEIANRSINSTLVRSINTTVVALLPVAGLLFIGGGVLGAGMLNDISLSLFVGLAAGAYSSIFIATPLVADLKEREPQLKALKKRVLAKRAQAEHDEQPEADGPYDDESADATPAVVGPRVQPGSRSRGRGGKRR